The proteins below come from a single Staphylococcus sp. MI 10-1553 genomic window:
- a CDS encoding alpha/beta fold hydrolase, with amino-acid sequence MVKSEAMKIAVTDGTMIEARVDRADFEAVGIVHIFHGMAEHMDRYVALVEKLNQQGYHVIRHNHRGHGCDVDGVRGHFDSIAQVVQDAFEIQSTLKAQFNLHLPLIIIGHSMGSIIARQFVQTFPQAVQGLVLSGTGYFPKWYYFVNLPLLKIITLVCGKKRRMKWLNHMTTGRFNKNFKPMRTTSDWLSSDKTEVDQFIQDPHTGFLVSNQLIFSVLQTMMRTSRVKNISQMNLELPILLISGKDDPFGGSGKGIRRFGKILKRGGIHHITVQLYKNKRHEVLFEKDKETVWRHMLDWMSRQIIKKQKVGERGVTK; translated from the coding sequence TGATTGAAGCAAGAGTCGATCGGGCTGATTTTGAAGCAGTCGGTATCGTGCATATTTTTCACGGTATGGCAGAACATATGGATCGCTATGTAGCCTTAGTTGAAAAGTTGAATCAACAAGGCTATCATGTCATTCGCCACAATCATCGTGGACACGGCTGTGATGTCGACGGTGTTCGCGGCCATTTTGATTCAATTGCACAAGTCGTTCAAGATGCTTTTGAAATTCAAAGTACGCTGAAAGCTCAATTCAATCTTCATTTGCCTCTAATCATCATTGGGCATTCGATGGGTTCTATTATTGCGCGTCAGTTTGTACAAACGTTCCCGCAAGCAGTACAAGGTCTTGTTTTGAGTGGTACAGGCTACTTTCCAAAATGGTATTATTTCGTCAACTTACCTTTACTTAAAATCATTACGCTCGTATGTGGCAAGAAGCGGCGAATGAAATGGCTCAATCATATGACAACCGGACGCTTTAATAAAAATTTCAAGCCGATGCGTACGACGAGTGATTGGCTCAGCTCTGATAAGACAGAAGTCGATCAATTTATTCAAGACCCGCACACTGGTTTTCTCGTCTCCAATCAACTTATTTTCAGTGTGCTTCAAACGATGATGCGCACGTCACGTGTTAAAAATATTTCGCAAATGAATCTCGAGTTACCGATTTTACTCATTTCAGGCAAAGATGATCCGTTTGGAGGTAGTGGTAAAGGAATTCGGCGTTTCGGTAAAATTTTAAAAAGAGGCGGCATTCATCATATTACAGTTCAACTATACAAAAATAAAAGACATGAAGTTTTATTTGAAAAAGATAAAGAAACGGTATGGCGACATATGTTAGACTGGATGAGTCGACAAATTATTAAAAAGCAAAAAGTAGGTGAACGGGGTGTCACAAAATAA